The Tolypothrix sp. PCC 7712 region TTTAGTCGACAACAAGTTTCAAATCCATCAATACCTGGCATCATTACATCTAATAAAATCAACTCTGGTGGATCGTATTCGATTTGCTTAATAGCACTTTCACCAGTCGTTGCAACTGCAACATCAAATCCTGCATCAGTTAAAGCTTCTGAAAGTACTTCTAAATTTGTAGGAGTATCATCAACTATCAAGATTAAATTGGTATCTGAGTTCTGCATTATACTGATTTTAAATTATTGATTTAAATAGCTTTATTTTAACTATTAAAGCATTTTTATTAAGTAAATTTGATATATTTCTCAATAAGATTTTGAATTTTTTCTATTTGAAAACTCTGAGTTAAGGTTTGAATCTCTTGAACAAATGGTAGAAATCTATGATCGGATTTTTCTATTTCAGATAATTGATTTTGTAAAGCTTTAATTCGACCTTTTAAAGCCAACTCATACAAGCGATTTAATTCTTCTATTGGTGGGGGTACTATTTCTTGACTAAGTGGTAATGATGAGTTATTTTCTTCTTCATAATTCCATTCTATTTCTAGGTGAGTCTGTAATTTTTCAAGTAAGTCAGAAGCTTGCACTGGCTTAGGTAGAAAATCATCGGCACCAGCATCTAAACTCTTCTGCTTGTCAGTATCAAAAACACTAGCTGATGAAACAATAATCTTGATATCTTGATAATCTGGTAAATTACGTAGATGTTGAATCATTTCCAATCCGTTCATCACTGGCATAGTAATATCAGTAATTATTAAGTTAGGTTGATAATCAACTGCTTTGGCTAATCCTTCTTTACCATCTTCTGCTTCTACAATTTCAAAACCAATTGGTTCCAGTAAATTCATGAGCACAGAGCGATTTTCCCAACGATCATCTACTACCAGAATTTTTTGTTTTTTTCCTTGAAAACTAGTGATAGAGCCTTGTTGAGTTACTTTAGATTTATCCGCCCATTCTAAAGATTCAGGGATATCGGCATCAAACCAAAAACTACTACCTTTTTCGGGTTGGCTTTGCACTTCGATAGTACCACCCATCATCTCAACAATTTTTTGACTAATAGCTAATCCTAACCCTGTTCCTTCTGATTGTTTTTTGAGGTTACCTACCTGCTCAAAAGGTAAAAATATTTGCTCTATTTGCTCACTACTAATCCCCACACCAGTATCTTCAACTTGGAAGCGAATTTGATAAATTACTGGTTCTTGAAAAGAAATACTTTTAATTTGTAGAATTTTTACCGTAAACGTTACATTACCTTTTTCAGTAAATTTAATTGCGTTACCCAATAAATTTATCAAAACCTGTCTTAAACGCTTTTCATCAATATGGATACCTGTTGGTAGTTGAGTATCTGGTTGATAAATAAAGTTTAGACCTTTTTGTTCTGCTTTAATTCTACAAATTTCAGCGACGGCTTGGAGAAAGGAGGGAAAATGAAAATTTGTCGGATGTAATTCCATTTTCCTGGCTTCGATTTTAGAAAGGTCAAGAATATCGTTAATTAGGGTCAGCAGATGGGAACCACATTGGTTAATAATTATAATCCCTTTCTGCTGCTTCTCTGTCATATTTTTTGAACTTTGCAGAATTTGAGCATAGCCTAAAATTCCATTGAGAGGTGTACGAAGTTCATGACTCATGTTAGCCAGGAATTCGCTTTTAGCTCTGTTAGCACTATCAGCTAATTCTTTAGCTTCTTGGAGTTCAGATGTACGTTCCTGAACTCGCAGTTCTAACTCCTCAAAGGACTCTTTTAATTGTGCTGTCATTTGGTGGAAAGACTGTGTCAAAATTTCGATTTCATCGGCGTTTTGGAACTCTGATTGATAGTTTTGCCTGCTATTAACAACCAATACAGCATCTTGACCTAGACGAAGTGCCCTTTGAGCATCCACTTCTGCTAGCTTCTGGCATTCTTCAAGAATTGGTTGCAAGCGTTTATTAAGTTGACGGATAAACAAAGTCACCACTAATGCTAGTACCATACCAGCACCTAAAGCACCACCAACTGCAATAGATAATACTGGGACTAACACAACTGACTGAGGGACTACTGCTAACATCAACCAGTTAGTTCCCTGTACCCGTTGAAATACCCAGTATTTACCCTTAGCCTGCATAAAACCATCATTATCGGTTTCGAGTTGCTTCCATACATCCCTTAACTCTGGTATGTCCTTATAGGTTGCTAATGATTTAGCTTTTCCTGGTTCTGGTGGATACGCCAGCAAATTACCTTTTTGGCTGACAATTGCAAAGTAACCTCCTCCCCAGGTTACGGGTTTTTTGATTTCTTCTGTAAGTGCTGTAACGCTGACATCCAATCCTACAACACCAATAAGTTCATCACGATTATTGAATACGGGAGATGTAGTGGTGGTCATAGTAATTCCAAACCAATTATATGGCTCTAACCAGACTTCTTTTCCCGCTTTTACAGGTAATGTATAGTAGTCATTTTCAAAACAAGTTGCTTCAAGCCCACAGATATCAGTGAGTCGATAATCATTATGAGGAAATGGTAAAGGGTTCCCTACTTGACCAGGTATATTCTGATCTTTATATATATAAGGCCAATAAAACTTCCTATCTGAGAGAATTTTGTAAGCTGCTTGGCCAAACCCAGCTCCCATAGTTAGAGATGAGCGTTTTTGAAGAATTTCAAAAACTATTTTCTTATAAGCATCTGGATCTTTTATTCCTATATCGTTCAAAGTTTTAGCCCCTGCAACCAGACTTAGCATCGATTGTTCTGCTCTACCTAGTTTTCCCTCAACAGACCTGACTTGCGTGCTGAGATTTGCTTCTATTTCTTTTTGTGCCCGATATTCGAGTGCTTTATAGAAGAAATAGGACATACTACCTAATCCAACCAAAGCACCACTTAATACATAGAAGAATAATCTTGATCCGATTGATTTACGTAGGTGGCTTTGCATAGTCTTAACGAGTCTTACTTTATAGGGTGTTTGATGGATGCTGGGTTGATGGTACTAGTTATTATTCATAGTTAATAATTCCCTATTAGGTTTAACAAATAACGCTTGAGGAAAAATTAATTAGTAACTTGACCCAGGTAATATCAAACCCATAGATGTCATTAGACTGGTCTTTGTACAATTGCAAGCTTTGTCCCTTAATTTACTTGTACATCGTAGTTTTATCTAATATTGTTTCTTCATTACATTAGTTTTTAGCCATATTTTCACACTCTGAAATTGTTTTTATTATGTCTTTATCAAAACTCTTATCAATTTCGTATTTGGGAAGTTTAATGAAACTCTTATTAATAAGATAATCGAAATAACTTTGGAGCATATTAGCATTGATGGTTGGGCAAATTATGGAAGTATCTACAAGCATATCGAGAGTCTTACGACAGTCAAATACTGTAGAAGTTCTTAAGAAAATTTCTAGATATGTCATTTGGTTATTAAAAATATTTTCGGTAAACAGAGGAATAATTGGTTCTAATGCATTCTCTTGCTCAATATCTAATTTTAGCAATTCAGCTTGCCATTTATCATATGGTAAAATCCTAATGTAGTAGCCAAAATTTTGGATATTAGTAACAATATCATTCCAAAATAATGGATTAGGATTAACAATATGAAATACTTTTCCTAAAGATTTTCGCTGTCTTGATAAATATAAAATAGCTTTACTAGCATAGTCTATAGGAGTTAAATTAATCCATTGCTCCCAAGTAGGTGCAGATCCCATCTGAATCATGCCTTTGATGATTCTGTTTATCAAGTCATTAGTTTGAGAAACACCTGTTTGACTATGACCAGACATCATTCCTGGCCTATAAATACATGTAGGAATTCCTCTAGACTGAGCAGCAATTACTAGCTTCTCAGCAACCCATTTAGTTTGGGTATAACCCTGTTTCAGCTCGTAAGGATTATCAAGTTGTTCATCCTCTGTAATAGTCTTCTTGCCACGAAAAATAAGCGGCTTTAATACATCAATGGTTGAAATGAAGTGAACAGGGGTGGCTTTACCCTGGCTAGCTAACCTAAGAATCTCTTGAGTTCCTAACACATTAGTAGCTCGTAATGTATTGTATGGATAAACCAAATTTACAAGTGCGCCAGCATGATAAATTAGATCTAGTTTGTTACCTAACTCTCGGAAGTTTGCGCTAGTTAGTCCTAATAAAGGTTGTGACAAATCTCCTAAGATGGGAATTACCTTAGAACTTAACTTACTGTTTCCAAGTTTGTAACGCTCTAGATTAGTTTGAATTTTTTGCCGCCCATGCTCAATATTAGAGGCACGAACTAAGCAATAAATATTTGCCGGAGTTTGTTTCAGAAGCTCATCCAGTAAGAAAGCACCTAAAAATCCTGTTACTCCAGTCAAGAATATATGTTTTGGTTCATTTTTGGATTCAACAAAGGGTAGCTCAGGATAAATTGTTGGATCTAAAATTGCTTCTGTATATAAATCTATCTGATTTTCTGCCCCAAAATTAACATCACAATCTAAGTTCTGATTAGTATTAATTGCTTTAATTAATCCCGCTATCGTTGGTTCTCTAAGAAAGTAGGATAAAGATACTTTTACATGAGTAACCTCTTCTACTTGAGATAGCAGATGAGCTGTAACCAGAGAATGTCCTCCGAGTTCAAAAAAGTTATCATAAATACCTACTTGTTCTATTCCTAAAATCTGAGACCAAATTTCAGCCAGCTGTTGTTCTATTAGATTTGAAGGCGCAATGTATGCCTCTTTTAACATTGGGCGCTCTTTTTTTGGTTCAGGTAGCGATCGCCGATCAATTTTTCCATTTGTTGTCAGGGGTAGTGTTTCCATCACTACAAATGCTGAAGGAACCATATAGTGAGGTAATTTTTCCTTCAGGTAAGTCCGTAGTTTTAGACCCAATTTGCTTTTCTCGTTGACTTGAAGAGGATTATTAGCATAAGCACTTAATGGTTTTAACTTTAATGGTTGCTCTGGCAGGATAGGAATAGCCTTTTGCTCTATTATTTTTAACTGGCTTTGTAGTACAACGTCATACGTACCTGGTGCATTTAACTCAGACCAAGTTATATGGGCGTTATAGGGTAAATCTTGACTGATATTCCAAAATTCTTCTGGATGAACTCTAGTATATTCATGAATTTGCCAGAGTGTTTCCCTTAGCTGTCCTACAGTTGTTGCTTTACTGTTACTTGCTAGCAATTCCACTGCTTTCACATCTAGGAATACCCGTGCATTAGGTACATTAATAATCTTGAGAATTTTTGGCTGTTGCTCTTGAAGAAATTTGCAGATTAGTGGAATTGATAGTTCTTGTTGTTGCCAATCCCAACATAGAGGCTCTAAATCCTGATATGTATCAGCTTCTACATGAAGGATGACATCAAAGCGAAATCTAATCAGTTCATTTTGAGATTGACCTCGTTTGAGAAACGTTTGAACATGATTAATGCGGGGAATCCTCTGCTTCAGAGTGGAAAAGAAAGTAGGATGAAGTACTAGTTCTCTTTCATGCAACATTCGCTCCCGAACTATCTTTTGGAGTTGATTGCTAGACAGAGAAGCAATAGCTTGGCTGAGTTGAACTGCGGTATGAAAAGTTTCTAGTAACGGTAAACTACGAACATCACCTATAAAAATTTGCCCCCCTGGTTTGAGCAATCGAACAACCTTCTCAATAACTTGTAAAAAATAATCCACACTAGGAAAGTATTGAATTACAGAGTTAATAATCACGGTATCAAAACTGCCTACTTCTAACCCTTCAAGCTCATGGGCTGCACCCTCAGATACTTTCACATGTGACCAGTTTGGCTTGCTTTTGTTTAATTGCTGCTCAATATAATGGATAGCTTGTTTAGAGATATCCGTACCGAAGTAGTGGCTACAATGAGGAGCAATACGAAACAAGAGAAGTCCATTACCACATCCAATCTCCAATACTCGCTGAGGTTTTAAGGAGAGAATGTGCTTAACTGTTGAATTCACATATTCATGCATCTCATCAACTGGTATTGGTAGACCTGTAAAACTATCATTCCAGCTAATAAAATTGAAAGTTGGATCGACATCTTCATAAGGCTGACTATAAGTGGCATCCCATACATTTCTCCATTCTTGAAGTTGTTTAGTATATAACTGATCCATTGGCTTTAATTGTTCTAAATCATTGTGAGTTTTTGGAACAATATATGCAACCAGGCGTTTGTCTCCAAACTCACCATCTCTAGGAATGACTACAGACTCTCTTATTCCTGGATATTGGTTGATAGCTGCTTCTACTTCTCCTAATTCCACACGGAAGCCACGAATTTTGATTTGGTGATCTATCCGACCAAGGAACTTGAGGTTACCATCGGGCAAATAAACAGCTAAATCTCCGGTTCTGTAGAGCCGCACTTCTGTTTCTTGATTTAAGGAATGAAGAATAAACTTCTCAGATGTTAAATCAGGGCGATTCAGATAACCACGAGCTAGCCCAGAACCACTGATATATAATTCACCTGCTACGCCCATTGGAACAGGTTTGAGGCGATCATTTTTCCTACGTGATGGTACTTCTAATAAATAAATTTTTGTATTTGGTAGAGGACGACCAATAGATGGAATTTCGGTTGATCCTTTTCGGATCAAAGCTACTGTGGAATAGGTTGTATCCTCTGTAGGTCCATAAAGATTGAAGACTTGTTGAATATGCTCTAACTGATAAAGTTGTTGTACCAGAGCATTTTGTAAAGGCTCACCTGCCAAGTTAATAGTCTTTACAGAAGAGGGAATACCTTCCATGCGGAGCAATGCTGCGATCGCTGACGGTACAGTATTGATCAAAGTAACTTCCAATGCTGCTGGTAAGTTAGGTAACTCTAAGGCATTCTGAGCGAGAATTACCCTGCCACCACAACAAAGAGTGACAAACAATTCAAAAACAGACAAATCGAAGCAAATTGATGTGGAGGCTAACACTCCCTTTAATTGCTCAGGAGTAAAAAATTCTGTGGCCCAATCAATCAGAGCAATTGTATTGCGGTGTTCAATTGCTACGCCTTTTGGTATACCTGTAGACCCAGACGTGTAAATAACATAAGCAAGATTGTTAGGTCTTACTTCACTAATAGGGTTATCTATTGGCTGTTGAGCTATGTTCTGCCAATCGCTGTTTATATAGACAGTATATCCCTGATGTTGAGAAACTAATGCCTGTAAATGCTCTTGGGTTAACAGGATAGGAATTTGAGTATCTTCGATGATAAAAGCTAAACGATCTTTAGGATAAGTAGGGTCAAGAGGAATATAAGCACCACCTGCTTTGAGTATCCCTAACAACGCGACTACCATCTCTAGCGATCGCTCTATACAAACCCCAACTAAGGTTTCTGGTTTTACACCTAAAGTTCTCAGGTGATGTGCTAATTGATTGGCTTTTTGATTTAGCTCTCTATATGTTAATTGCTCATTTTGAAAAATAACCGCTACAGCATCAGGGGTTCGTGACACCTGAAATTCCACTAATTGATGAATGGAAATGTTTTTATGATCACTCAGCATGGATTTTTCCATCTAACCAAATTTTGAACTGGAAGTATTCAGAGTACTCAGTAGTACCCTTTTGAAGCTTGTGGCAGTGCAGACCCTAATTTTTAAAGTCAATTTATATCTTGACTGTTACTAACCGCTTGGTTTTTAATATTACATAAATAATCTAAGTAAAATTATTTGCAATATCAATTAAAAGCTATTAGATAAAATCGGTAGATACATTTTAAATGTGAGTTTTACTTAATAGCTTGAGTAATGCCACTGGATAAATTGTGAAACTATTTCTGAGAGAGTATCAGCCAGTTTTTACTGATTTTTCAGTAATTTTGCGTCCAGAGCAAACGTGGTTTGTGAAAAATACTTGAAGCCCTAATCTTGAAATATTAAAATTCTGCTGTCACAAGGGGTGGAGTAGTAATTGCAATCAAACTTTATAAAAAAAATAT contains the following coding sequences:
- a CDS encoding hybrid sensor histidine kinase/response regulator → MSYFFYKALEYRAQKEIEANLSTQVRSVEGKLGRAEQSMLSLVAGAKTLNDIGIKDPDAYKKIVFEILQKRSSLTMGAGFGQAAYKILSDRKFYWPYIYKDQNIPGQVGNPLPFPHNDYRLTDICGLEATCFENDYYTLPVKAGKEVWLEPYNWFGITMTTTTSPVFNNRDELIGVVGLDVSVTALTEEIKKPVTWGGGYFAIVSQKGNLLAYPPEPGKAKSLATYKDIPELRDVWKQLETDNDGFMQAKGKYWVFQRVQGTNWLMLAVVPQSVVLVPVLSIAVGGALGAGMVLALVVTLFIRQLNKRLQPILEECQKLAEVDAQRALRLGQDAVLVVNSRQNYQSEFQNADEIEILTQSFHQMTAQLKESFEELELRVQERTSELQEAKELADSANRAKSEFLANMSHELRTPLNGILGYAQILQSSKNMTEKQQKGIIIINQCGSHLLTLINDILDLSKIEARKMELHPTNFHFPSFLQAVAEICRIKAEQKGLNFIYQPDTQLPTGIHIDEKRLRQVLINLLGNAIKFTEKGNVTFTVKILQIKSISFQEPVIYQIRFQVEDTGVGISSEQIEQIFLPFEQVGNLKKQSEGTGLGLAISQKIVEMMGGTIEVQSQPEKGSSFWFDADIPESLEWADKSKVTQQGSITSFQGKKQKILVVDDRWENRSVLMNLLEPIGFEIVEAEDGKEGLAKAVDYQPNLIITDITMPVMNGLEMIQHLRNLPDYQDIKIIVSSASVFDTDKQKSLDAGADDFLPKPVQASDLLEKLQTHLEIEWNYEEENNSSLPLSQEIVPPPIEELNRLYELALKGRIKALQNQLSEIEKSDHRFLPFVQEIQTLTQSFQIEKIQNLIEKYIKFT
- a CDS encoding amino acid adenylation domain-containing protein, whose translation is MLSDHKNISIHQLVEFQVSRTPDAVAVIFQNEQLTYRELNQKANQLAHHLRTLGVKPETLVGVCIERSLEMVVALLGILKAGGAYIPLDPTYPKDRLAFIIEDTQIPILLTQEHLQALVSQHQGYTVYINSDWQNIAQQPIDNPISEVRPNNLAYVIYTSGSTGIPKGVAIEHRNTIALIDWATEFFTPEQLKGVLASTSICFDLSVFELFVTLCCGGRVILAQNALELPNLPAALEVTLINTVPSAIAALLRMEGIPSSVKTINLAGEPLQNALVQQLYQLEHIQQVFNLYGPTEDTTYSTVALIRKGSTEIPSIGRPLPNTKIYLLEVPSRRKNDRLKPVPMGVAGELYISGSGLARGYLNRPDLTSEKFILHSLNQETEVRLYRTGDLAVYLPDGNLKFLGRIDHQIKIRGFRVELGEVEAAINQYPGIRESVVIPRDGEFGDKRLVAYIVPKTHNDLEQLKPMDQLYTKQLQEWRNVWDATYSQPYEDVDPTFNFISWNDSFTGLPIPVDEMHEYVNSTVKHILSLKPQRVLEIGCGNGLLLFRIAPHCSHYFGTDISKQAIHYIEQQLNKSKPNWSHVKVSEGAAHELEGLEVGSFDTVIINSVIQYFPSVDYFLQVIEKVVRLLKPGGQIFIGDVRSLPLLETFHTAVQLSQAIASLSSNQLQKIVRERMLHERELVLHPTFFSTLKQRIPRINHVQTFLKRGQSQNELIRFRFDVILHVEADTYQDLEPLCWDWQQQELSIPLICKFLQEQQPKILKIINVPNARVFLDVKAVELLASNSKATTVGQLRETLWQIHEYTRVHPEEFWNISQDLPYNAHITWSELNAPGTYDVVLQSQLKIIEQKAIPILPEQPLKLKPLSAYANNPLQVNEKSKLGLKLRTYLKEKLPHYMVPSAFVVMETLPLTTNGKIDRRSLPEPKKERPMLKEAYIAPSNLIEQQLAEIWSQILGIEQVGIYDNFFELGGHSLVTAHLLSQVEEVTHVKVSLSYFLREPTIAGLIKAINTNQNLDCDVNFGAENQIDLYTEAILDPTIYPELPFVESKNEPKHIFLTGVTGFLGAFLLDELLKQTPANIYCLVRASNIEHGRQKIQTNLERYKLGNSKLSSKVIPILGDLSQPLLGLTSANFRELGNKLDLIYHAGALVNLVYPYNTLRATNVLGTQEILRLASQGKATPVHFISTIDVLKPLIFRGKKTITEDEQLDNPYELKQGYTQTKWVAEKLVIAAQSRGIPTCIYRPGMMSGHSQTGVSQTNDLINRIIKGMIQMGSAPTWEQWINLTPIDYASKAILYLSRQRKSLGKVFHIVNPNPLFWNDIVTNIQNFGYYIRILPYDKWQAELLKLDIEQENALEPIIPLFTENIFNNQMTYLEIFLRTSTVFDCRKTLDMLVDTSIICPTINANMLQSYFDYLINKSFIKLPKYEIDKSFDKDIIKTISECENMAKN